The Camelus dromedarius isolate mCamDro1 chromosome 8, mCamDro1.pat, whole genome shotgun sequence DNA segment AGTTGATTTTAGTAACTTCTGTAGGTCTTACTCCTCTGCTAGATTACCCGAGAGTAGCAGCTCCACCTTCAAAGCACCTGTCAGAACCCTGCAGGGGTCTCCATACAGGACACTTAGTCAGTGTTTACCGACTGAATTTATTCATTCTCCTTCCCTGACCCTTCTTCCCATTACAGAATGCTATTCTGGTCAGCCTCGTGGTTTTAGCCACCTTGGTGACTTTATGCAATACTCAGTGCTTTATCATCCCTAACCAGAACTCTGGATCTAATGGTAAGTCCTAAGTTttcaatgtttattattttattgcatCCTGGTAGATGTAACCTGTTGGCAGATGAATGCCCTTAAATCTACACAAGAGAGAGGGTTAGGGCAGATATAGAAATGGAGAAGAATTAAGGACTTCAACTTAACCATTTATATAAGACAGTGCTTCTCAATCCTAGAATTGAGAATTGCCTGGAGAGCTTTTGAAACTTAGCAGTGCTCAGGCCCCATTCAAGACCAGGAGCTACACACTTAAAAGCTTCTTGGTTGACTCCTACATGCAACTAGGATTGAGAATCATTGATTATTCCAGTACTTCTCAGACTTCAGTATGCATGTAAACCCTCTGGGAATCCTACTGAAATACAGGTTCTGATTCTATGGGCCTGGAGTGGGCATGAGGGTCTCCATGTCTCACagtcccaggtggtgctgatgtcGCCGGTCCCTCAAACACACCTGAACCACCTCGgatctagagcagtggttctcattCTTGTTAAACATCTGGACCATTTAGGGGGAGCTTTCTGAAAATATGGCAGCCTGGGCCCCATGCCCAGAGATTCTGATCTGATTGGTCTGGGTTGGGACCTGGcacagggcttttttttttttttaattttttaaatgcccaaGATGTCTCACATGTGCATTTGGGGTTGAGAACCAAAGCAAAAGGAAGTGGAGAAATGAGGCATTTATCTGGAGATAATCcagacgggaaaaaaaaaaatcaccctaagTACCACTAGGCTCATAATAGCTAAGTGATTAAAGAGGGAGGGGCTTATTTTGTCTTGAAATGTCTGTTCTGAAGCCAAATCTGGATGGATTCAAGCTTGCTGTAAGAAAACATGACCAGTGGCATGAGCTCAGCTGCCCTGGAGTTGAGCCATGAGTGAACACAAGAGCACTTTTCTGAGATGACTTTAAAATCATTAAGATTCTCCATCTCTAGGAGgggtgcagagggcaggggctggcccCAGTGCCCAACAAGCCTTGTTCTGGTTGCATGATTTGGGGACCCCACTGACGATGCCACATGTATTCTTTTAGAATGCAAGGATCTCGATGGAATCACACACCCTCTGGACTCCCAGTGGAAGACTGAGAACTGTGAAGAGTGTTCTTGCAGCCAGAATGGAATTAACTGTTGCAGCCTGTAAGTCTCAAGCCAGCAGGGCCAAGAAGAAGGTGTAGCCACTGCTGGGCTGCTGCCTAAGGAACGGTTTCTCCTTCTTTCAAAATCCCATCCTGAAGGAAGTTGAGTTTTcagtcctctttctttcttttcttttaaaaaatcatggtaaaatacacataacataaaatttagcattttaaccatttttaaaagtaaaatcagtGGCATTTAAGTTCATTCACGATTTCGTACACCCATCTTCACCATCCGTGTCCggaacttcttcatcttcccaaactgaaactccgtGTCCATTAATAAACAACTCTCCACTTCCTTCTCAACCCCAGTTCCTgccaaccaccattctactctctatcTCTATGACTTTGACAACCCTGAGTGGAATTGTCAAGTATTTGTGCTTTTATGACTGGTTATCAGGAAGGAAGAAGACTTTTCTCTAcacttctaggttcttctggctaagaattaaattgacatgagatagattaacaggagaaaatcaagtttaatttcatatatatgggaatgccACATACATGAGAGGTTTAGAATCAGAATCCTGAAAAGCAGGTAAAATGAAGTCTATATGCCAACCTGAGctaaggaagggagaggggcttgAGGCTTCCAAGGACAGGAGGGTCATTCACAGGATGGTGAGATTAAGAATAGATGTTTGGTAATTAGATGTTTACTCTGACACATAGATGGGGCCATTTAGATAAATTTACCTCTGGTAGTAGCTCTTTTCTGGGAAGGATCCTCAATTTAAATTCTCCTAGGAAGTTGAGGGTGGGGAGCAGAAGTTTCTCTTGAACTTGCAGGGTGTCTACTGTCTTTAGCTGCAGATAATCCTCATGCAAAAGTGGCACATTTGGGGGAGGCTCATTCTGAACCCCCATACTGGGTTATTtcagtataatgtcctcaaggatCATCTATATTGTAACATgtctcagaatttccttctttttgaaggctgaataatgtttcaaTCACATTTTGTATATCCacacatctgttgatggacatttgggttgtttccacctcaatctcatttcttttaacttatttttgaatctcaataaatatctttattattaaataccTATATCCATATGGGTTGCTGAAGACAGGAAAGGACACTCAACAGACTGAAGCTAGTCTGGAAGTGAGCTGGTTTTCACTTCAGCCTTGCTTGGTCTGTGGCCATTTGCGAGAACAGGAGTGGCTCTGAACACAGGCAGAGGGAATGATGTGAGGAGTGGAGTGAGTGAGCTTTGTATTCTAAACCTGAAGTTGCTTCACTGCTCGAGTTTAACTCAAGTCAGCCCAAGGGTCGAGCAGGTGTTTTTCTGCTGGGTGATTGTGGACACCAAAGCCACACTGGTACTTGGGCCAATAAATCAGAGAGTACTTGCAGCATGGCCctaattttcctgtttcctcaGCAGCTACATCCAAACTAGCCAGTCCATCTCCACTCCTTCCTACCCCCGCCCCCAAACCCATCTGAGGTCTTCATGTCAAACTTGGCctatagtgttttgttttttttttaacattttttattgatttataatcattttacaatgttgtgtcaaattccattgtagagcacaaattttcaattatacatgaacatatatatattccttgtcacattcctttctctgtgagctaccataagatcttgtatatatttccctgtgctatacagtataatcttgtttattggCCTATAGTGTTTTGCAAGAACAGAATTGGCTTTGGTGACAGAGGCATTGGCATAAaatagtgtttcccaaacttgcctGAAATCACAGAATCATCTGGGAAAGTTGatgaaatacagattcctggagCCCATCCCCAAACCTACTAAGTCAGAATCTATAGGAGGTTAAGCAATTTGAACTTTGGCAAGTGCCTCTGAGAATCTCATGATACCACCAGGGAGCAGAAAGAAGATTGAGCGCTTGACCAGAATCAGAACATACAAGTGCTGCTGAAGTTTAAGTGCCTTGAAAGTTCTGAATACATTTGTCGAGATGCGCCCTGCTAAGTGCTTAAGGGAGCAAAAGGAACACCAGGTCAGGAAACTGTATGTCTGGCTGCCTGAAGCAGGTTCGCAGGTATTGCCTTGGCTGGGTGACTGCATATTACAACAGACTTTGATTTTTTGCCCCCAGAAATTTGATATTGTCTTTGTATCAAGTGTCAACGGGACTCTGGAGTGTGATTGTGTCGGCCAGGTTAAAGCCTAGTGAGCCATT contains these protein-coding regions:
- the MSMB gene encoding beta-microseminoprotein isoform X1 — translated: MNAILVSLVVLATLVTLCNTQCFIIPNQNSGSNECKDLDGITHPLDSQWKTENCEECSCSQNGINCCSLIAVPVDYDTEKCKKVFNKETCSYTVVERDNPENPCAVSQWVL